Proteins found in one Hevea brasiliensis isolate MT/VB/25A 57/8 chromosome 18, ASM3005281v1, whole genome shotgun sequence genomic segment:
- the LOC131175901 gene encoding probable LRR receptor-like serine/threonine-protein kinase At1g29720, with product MAPEYALWGYLTYKADVYSFGVVALEIVSGKHDLSYEPEENFICLLDWACHLPQNGNLAELVDENLGSEFEKEEAEKMIKVALLCTNASHSLRPTMSEVVNMLEGTSIIPDVIPEESSYYEDMRFKTIKDHKQMRSQRVEGSEDHNSTSNWGSSTSANDLYEIKEESYKRFKAWRDHYKQIEIPSEVSTSAPSKTASSLASVHDITKNSG from the exons ATGGCACCAGAATATGCATTGTGGGGATATTTAACATACAAAGCAGATGTTTACAGTTTTGGAGTTGTGGCATTGGAAATTGTTAGTGGGAAGCACGATTTGAGTTATGAACCagaagaaaattttatttgtcTTCTAGATTGG GCCTGCCACTTACCGCAAAATGGAAACCTAGCAGAGCTAGTGGATGAGAACTTGGGATCTGAATTTGAGAAAGAAGAAGCAGAAAAGATGATTAAAGTGGCTCTCTTATGCACAAACGCTTCACATTCTTTAAGACCAACCATGTCTGAAGTAGTGAACATGCTGGAAGGAACTAGCATCATACCGGATGTGATCCCGGAAGAAAGTAGTTACTATGAAGATATGAGGTTTAAAACCATAAAAGATCACAAGCAAATGAGAAGTCAGAGAGTGGAAGGAAGCGAGGACCATAATTCAACATCAAACTGGGGTTCCTCTACTTCTGCTAATGATCTATATGAAATCAAGGAGGAGTCATATAAGAGATTCAAAGCTTGGAGAGACCATTATAAACAGATAGAAATCCCAAGCGAGGTTTCAACTTCAGCACCTTCAAAGACGGCCTCTTCCTTAGCATCTGTCCATGATATCACTAAAAATTCCGGATAA